A genomic segment from Pseudomonadota bacterium encodes:
- a CDS encoding ATP-binding protein: MPKLGQPRTVPHRWFLWWAATVAPGAAVLALFVAIGEVGPWQAALGGGLAATALVVIVRTYLADMDKVIAYLGDLARGGKPPPPDVRALSVADDFLSAIEAFHRSHLRRTAQLETLAEANVIVLDSIPDPLLLVDRARRIRQANRAARALVTTNPIGQDLAAVIRDPRLLEEVDIALETLSDRSAEFDLPYPRARCFAVRIVPLAKPAEDGTVLIVSLQDMTAVKQLEQTRVDFIANVSHELRTPLSALVGFIETLQGPAKNDPEAREKFLNIMGGQAKRMVRLVADLLSLSRIELNEHVSPTGTAAIGDVLKAVRDMLSLKAEAKGMTLAVAVPPDLPAIPGSRDELTQLFQNLTDNAIKYGAANSVVRIEARRQEPGSLPGPAVSIAVTDRGEGIPREHLPRLTERFYRIDRARSQELGGTGLGLAIVKHIVNRHRGRLTIESALGEGSTFTVYLPLTKETEEAS; this comes from the coding sequence ATGCCCAAGCTTGGCCAGCCGCGGACGGTTCCCCATCGCTGGTTTTTGTGGTGGGCGGCGACGGTGGCCCCCGGCGCGGCGGTGCTGGCGCTGTTCGTGGCGATCGGCGAGGTCGGCCCGTGGCAGGCCGCGTTGGGCGGCGGGCTTGCGGCAACGGCGCTTGTCGTCATCGTGCGCACCTATCTCGCCGACATGGACAAGGTGATCGCCTATCTCGGCGACCTGGCCAGAGGCGGCAAGCCGCCGCCGCCGGACGTGCGCGCCTTAAGCGTCGCCGACGACTTTCTTTCCGCGATCGAGGCGTTTCACCGTTCGCACCTCCGCCGAACCGCTCAACTCGAAACGCTGGCGGAGGCGAACGTCATCGTCCTCGACAGCATTCCCGACCCCCTGCTTCTGGTTGACCGCGCACGGCGCATCCGCCAGGCAAACCGGGCGGCGCGCGCGCTGGTGACGACGAACCCGATCGGCCAGGACCTGGCCGCCGTCATTCGGGACCCGCGCCTTCTCGAAGAGGTCGACATCGCCCTCGAAACCCTGTCCGACCGCAGCGCCGAATTTGACCTTCCTTACCCGCGGGCCCGGTGCTTCGCGGTGCGTATCGTCCCGCTTGCGAAACCGGCCGAGGACGGCACCGTGCTGATCGTAAGCCTTCAGGACATGACGGCGGTGAAGCAGCTCGAACAGACGCGGGTGGATTTTATCGCGAATGTCAGCCACGAGCTTCGCACGCCGCTTTCCGCGCTGGTCGGCTTTATCGAGACGCTCCAGGGGCCGGCGAAGAACGATCCGGAGGCGCGGGAAAAATTCTTAAATATCATGGGGGGCCAGGCGAAACGGATGGTCCGCCTGGTCGCCGACCTGCTTTCGCTTTCCCGGATCGAACTGAACGAACACGTGTCGCCGACCGGAACGGCCGCCATCGGGGATGTGCTGAAGGCGGTGCGCGACATGCTGTCCCTGAAGGCGGAGGCGAAAGGCATGACGCTCGCGGTCGCGGTGCCCCCGGACTTGCCCGCCATTCCCGGCAGCCGGGACGAATTGACCCAGCTTTTCCAGAATCTGACGGACAACGCCATCAAATACGGCGCCGCCAATTCCGTCGTCCGGATCGAGGCAAGACGGCAGGAGCCGGGCAGCCTGCCCGGGCCGGCGGTAAGCATTGCCGTCACCGACCGGGGCGAGGGCATTCCCCGCGAACACCTGCCCCGGCTCACCGAGCGCTTTTACCGCATTGACCGGGCCCGCTCGCAGGAGTTGGGCGGCACCGGCCTGGGCCTTGCCATCGTAAAGCATATCGTCAACCGCCACCGCGGCCGGCTGACGATCGAAAGTGCGCTTGGCGAAGGCAGCACATTTACGGTTTACCTCCCCCTGACAAAGGAAACGGAAGAGGCGTCATAA
- the ald gene encoding alanine dehydrogenase, translated as MRIGVPKEIKTLEHRVGLVPGSVRELVYHGHEVIVEKGAGLDSGFDDVAYAAVGARLVGTADRVYRDGELIVKVKEPQASEFPLLRADQILFTYLHLAAEPEVADALVAAGTVAIAYETVTDAAGGLPLLAPMSEVAGRMAAQVGAHYLEVEGGGVGLLLGGVPGVPPARVVVLGGGVVGTNAARMAMGMDAYVTVIDKSLPRLYELDLRFGGQLNTVFSTVDTIETYVLDADLVIGAVLVPGASAPKLVPEAMVKKMRRGSVIVDVAIDQGGCFETSRPTTHAEPVYIAHGVVHYCVTNMPSAVARTSALALNNATLPFVLELAEKGCRLAMAENAYLLRGLNVHRGKITHKAVAKALGRPAVAPESVIF; from the coding sequence ATGCGAATCGGCGTTCCGAAGGAGATCAAGACCCTTGAGCACCGCGTCGGCCTGGTGCCGGGGAGCGTGCGCGAGCTTGTCTATCACGGCCACGAGGTGATCGTCGAAAAGGGTGCCGGTCTTGACAGCGGGTTCGATGACGTGGCTTACGCGGCGGTGGGCGCGCGCCTCGTCGGGACGGCGGACCGCGTTTACCGGGATGGGGAATTGATCGTGAAGGTGAAGGAGCCGCAGGCCAGCGAATTTCCGCTTCTGCGCGCGGATCAGATTCTTTTCACCTATCTGCACCTGGCAGCCGAGCCGGAGGTCGCGGACGCGTTGGTGGCGGCGGGCACCGTCGCCATCGCATACGAAACGGTAACGGACGCGGCGGGCGGCCTGCCGCTGCTCGCCCCCATGAGCGAGGTGGCCGGCCGGATGGCGGCCCAGGTCGGCGCCCACTATCTCGAGGTGGAGGGCGGCGGCGTCGGCCTTTTGCTTGGCGGCGTGCCCGGCGTACCGCCGGCGAGAGTGGTGGTTCTTGGCGGCGGCGTCGTCGGCACCAACGCCGCCCGCATGGCGATGGGGATGGACGCCTACGTTACGGTGATCGACAAGTCCCTGCCCCGCCTCTACGAGCTTGATCTTCGCTTCGGCGGCCAGCTGAACACGGTCTTCTCGACCGTCGATACGATCGAAACCTACGTTTTAGACGCTGATCTCGTGATCGGCGCCGTGCTGGTGCCAGGCGCCTCGGCGCCGAAATTAGTGCCCGAGGCAATGGTGAAGAAGATGCGGCGGGGATCCGTCATCGTTGACGTCGCGATCGACCAGGGCGGCTGTTTCGAAACCAGCCGGCCGACCACGCACGCTGAGCCTGTCTACATAGCCCACGGCGTCGTTCACTACTGCGTCACGAACATGCCGAGCGCGGTGGCGCGCACCTCGGCGCTGGCCCTCAACAACGCGACGCTGCCTTTCGTGCTGGAGCTGGCGGAGAAGGGCTGCCGGTTGGCGATGGCGGAGAACGCCTATCTCCTGCGCGGCCTCAACGTGCACCGGGGGAAGATCACCCACAAGGCGGTCGCCAAGGCGCTCGGCCGGCCCGCCGTGGCGCCGGAATCGGTCATTTTTTAA
- the phoB gene encoding phosphate regulon transcriptional regulator PhoB has translation MKPLLLIVEDEETLVTLLRYNLEGEGYRVAVATNGEEALVLAKEETPDLILLDWMLPLLSGIEVCRQLRRNPATRHVPVLMLTAKGEEEDKIRGLDTGADDYVTKPFSPSELIARIRALLRRAHPTLNAEKLEAGDLTMDLVGHRVHRGAREIVLAPTEFRLLRHFLEHPGRVFDREQLLDAVWGQDVYVELRTVDVHIRRLRRTLNGKGEADLIRTVRGAGYALEAPAN, from the coding sequence ATGAAGCCTCTTCTCCTCATCGTCGAAGACGAAGAGACCCTGGTGACGCTGCTCCGCTACAACCTTGAAGGAGAGGGCTACCGGGTCGCCGTGGCGACGAACGGCGAGGAAGCGCTGGTGCTCGCGAAAGAGGAAACGCCGGACCTTATCCTCCTTGACTGGATGCTGCCCCTGCTATCCGGCATCGAGGTTTGCCGCCAGCTTCGGCGCAACCCGGCAACGCGCCACGTGCCCGTCCTAATGCTCACGGCGAAAGGCGAGGAGGAAGACAAGATCCGCGGGCTCGATACCGGCGCCGACGACTATGTGACGAAGCCGTTCAGCCCGAGCGAACTCATCGCCCGCATCCGCGCTCTTTTGCGCCGCGCGCACCCGACGTTGAACGCGGAGAAACTGGAAGCCGGCGATTTGACGATGGACCTTGTCGGCCACCGGGTTCACCGGGGCGCCCGGGAAATCGTCCTGGCGCCTACGGAATTCCGGCTGCTGCGGCATTTTCTGGAACACCCCGGCCGCGTCTTCGACCGCGAGCAGTTGCTCGACGCCGTTTGGGGGCAGGACGTCTATGTCGAGCTGCGCACGGTGGACGTCCACATCCGGCGCCTGCGCCGGACCTTGAACGGAAAAGGCGAGGCCGATCTCATCCGCACGGTGCGCGGTGCTGGCTATGCCCTCGAAGCGCCCGCGAATTGA
- the pstA gene encoding phosphate ABC transporter permease PstA produces MTDSLHERKKTQMARRRKHRARAEKRFRLYCVSAVLAAILFLFLMIGSLLANGYTAILQTHVRLDIHYDEAALAPKGDVTTAALMTADYGALVRQSLQVKFPDVEGRGDLRQLFALVSDHARFRLRERVLKEPAAIGTREAIWVPASGDVDMLMKGALRRDVPEGSRRLNDRQIGWVDRLAAEGVIAKKFNSAFFTNADSRTPEVAGIWGAVVGSFYTMAVTLLLAFPIGLMTGAYLQEFGPKNRWTRLIEVNINNLAAVPSIVFGLLGLAVFLSFAGLPRSAPLVGGITLTLMTLPTIIIATRASLLSVPPSIREAARGVGASESQVVLHHVLPLAMPGILTGTIIGMARALGETAPLLMIGMVAFIADIPQGALDPATALPVQVFMWADSPERAFVERTAAATLILLAFLITMNGLAVYLRKRFERRW; encoded by the coding sequence ATGACTGATTCTCTCCACGAAAGAAAAAAGACCCAGATGGCGAGACGCCGGAAACACCGCGCCCGGGCGGAAAAGCGGTTTCGCCTTTACTGCGTTTCGGCGGTGCTTGCCGCGATCCTTTTCCTTTTTTTGATGATCGGCAGCCTCCTTGCAAACGGCTACACGGCCATCCTGCAAACCCACGTTCGTCTCGACATTCACTACGACGAGGCCGCGCTGGCCCCAAAGGGGGACGTAACCACCGCGGCGCTGATGACGGCGGACTACGGCGCACTCGTCCGCCAGAGCCTGCAGGTCAAGTTCCCTGACGTTGAAGGCCGCGGCGACCTGCGTCAGCTTTTTGCGCTGGTTAGCGATCACGCCCGCTTCCGTCTGCGTGAGCGCGTACTAAAAGAACCGGCGGCTATCGGAACGCGGGAGGCGATCTGGGTGCCGGCATCCGGCGACGTCGACATGCTGATGAAGGGCGCCCTGCGGCGCGACGTGCCGGAAGGCTCAAGGCGGCTGAACGACCGGCAGATCGGCTGGGTCGATCGGCTCGCCGCCGAGGGCGTTATCGCCAAGAAGTTCAACTCGGCCTTCTTCACGAACGCGGATTCGCGCACGCCCGAAGTCGCCGGGATCTGGGGAGCCGTGGTCGGTTCCTTCTACACGATGGCCGTGACCCTGTTGCTTGCCTTTCCCATCGGCCTCATGACGGGGGCCTACCTGCAGGAATTCGGGCCGAAAAACCGCTGGACCCGACTTATCGAGGTCAACATCAACAACCTGGCTGCCGTGCCGTCCATCGTTTTCGGGCTTCTGGGGCTGGCGGTCTTTCTGAGTTTCGCGGGGCTTCCCCGTTCCGCGCCCCTGGTCGGCGGCATTACGCTGACGCTCATGACGCTGCCCACAATCATCATTGCGACCCGGGCCTCCCTTCTTTCCGTGCCGCCTTCCATCCGCGAGGCGGCGCGCGGGGTGGGCGCTTCCGAAAGCCAGGTCGTGCTGCACCACGTGCTGCCGCTCGCCATGCCCGGCATCCTGACCGGCACCATCATCGGCATGGCGCGAGCGCTTGGCGAAACGGCGCCGCTTCTCATGATCGGCATGGTCGCCTTCATCGCCGACATCCCGCAAGGGGCGCTGGACCCGGCGACGGCGCTACCCGTCCAGGTTTTCATGTGGGCGGACAGCCCCGAGCGGGCCTTCGTCGAGCGCACGGCGGCGGCAACGCTGATTCTGCTGGCTTTTCTGATCACGATGAACGGCCTGGCGGTTTACCTGCGCAAACGATTTGAACGACGCTGGTAG
- the pstC gene encoding phosphate ABC transporter permease subunit PstC, giving the protein MAAYFFIAGLLVLTSLAFTAGRKRALALGRGQRLHSRPTHHGLYVVLWCVLPALALLILGLLLEEPILKALLVAQAAPETLAQFSGNEAFFQEICRLAEGGLADPARERALGDGVAHYRNLVQIGQASLFVLALTAALGGLAFGRRALTPSFRARNRVEGFFVKMLFLGSTLSILTTIGIVLSMLFEAIRFFNHVPLQDFLFGLQWSPQTAIRADQVGSTGAFGAVPVFAGTLLITLIAMFVAAPIGLFSAIYTSEYASPRIRASVKPILEILAGVPTVVYGFFAALTVAPMIRGMGETFGLDVASESALAAGLVMGVMIIPFISSLSDDVINAVPQALRDGSYAMGATKPETIQQVILPAALPGIVGAFLLAVSRAIGETMIVVMAAGLAANLTANPFAAVTTVTVQIVTLLVGDQEFDSAKTLAAFALGLTLFIITLLLNMLALRVVEKYREKYD; this is encoded by the coding sequence ATGGCCGCTTATTTTTTCATTGCCGGCCTTCTCGTCCTCACCTCGCTGGCCTTCACCGCGGGGCGCAAGCGCGCGCTTGCGCTAGGGCGGGGCCAGCGTCTTCATTCCCGTCCCACCCATCACGGCCTTTACGTCGTCCTCTGGTGCGTCCTGCCGGCGCTGGCCCTTCTAATTCTCGGCCTGTTGCTAGAGGAGCCCATCCTCAAGGCCCTGCTGGTCGCGCAGGCCGCCCCGGAAACGCTTGCGCAGTTCAGTGGCAACGAGGCTTTTTTCCAAGAGATCTGCCGCCTGGCGGAAGGCGGGCTCGCCGATCCGGCGCGGGAGCGCGCGCTCGGCGATGGGGTGGCGCACTATCGGAACCTGGTGCAAATCGGGCAAGCGAGCCTCTTCGTTCTCGCCCTGACCGCGGCCTTGGGTGGCCTTGCCTTCGGCCGCCGCGCGCTTACCCCTTCCTTCCGGGCGCGCAACCGGGTCGAGGGGTTCTTCGTAAAGATGCTCTTCCTGGGTTCCACCCTCTCGATCCTGACGACGATCGGGATCGTGCTCTCCATGCTGTTCGAGGCGATCCGTTTCTTCAACCACGTTCCCCTCCAGGACTTCCTGTTCGGGCTTCAATGGAGCCCGCAAACGGCAATTCGCGCCGATCAGGTCGGCTCCACCGGCGCCTTCGGTGCGGTCCCGGTCTTCGCCGGCACGCTTCTGATCACCCTGATCGCGATGTTCGTCGCAGCACCGATCGGGCTTTTTTCGGCCATCTATACGTCGGAATACGCAAGCCCGCGGATCCGGGCCTCGGTGAAGCCGATCCTCGAAATCCTGGCCGGCGTGCCGACGGTCGTCTACGGCTTCTTCGCCGCGCTCACCGTGGCACCCATGATCCGGGGAATGGGCGAGACGTTCGGACTCGACGTCGCGTCGGAAAGCGCGCTGGCCGCCGGCCTTGTCATGGGCGTCATGATCATTCCCTTCATCTCCTCGCTTTCGGACGACGTCATCAACGCGGTGCCGCAGGCCTTGCGCGACGGCTCCTACGCGATGGGCGCCACGAAGCCGGAGACGATTCAGCAGGTCATCCTGCCAGCCGCCCTTCCCGGGATTGTCGGCGCCTTCCTGCTCGCCGTGTCGCGCGCTATCGGCGAGACGATGATCGTGGTCATGGCGGCGGGCCTTGCTGCCAATCTTACGGCCAACCCGTTTGCGGCGGTGACGACGGTGACCGTGCAGATCGTCACGCTTCTCGTCGGCGATCAGGAGTTCGACAGCGCCAAGACGCTGGCCGCTTTCGCCTTGGGCCTTACGCTTTTCATCATCACCCTGCTGCTGAACATGCTTGCCCTGCGGGTGGTCGAGAAATACCGGGAAAAATATGACTGA
- the pstB gene encoding phosphate ABC transporter ATP-binding protein PstB — translation MASRKLNVFYDNKQALTNVDLDILENEVTALIGPSGCGKSTFLRCLNRMNDTIEGCRVTGTVTLDGKDIYEKTVDVVELRAKIGMVFQKPNPFPKSIYENVAYGPRIHGMTRNRAELDAVVMTSLERAGLLAEVQDRLQEPGISLSGGQQQRLCIARAIAVNPEIILMDEPCSALDPIATARIEELMDELRRKYTIVIVTHSMQQAARVSQHTAFFHLGELVEYDETATIFTSPRDDRTQGYITGRFG, via the coding sequence ATGGCGTCACGGAAGCTCAACGTCTTTTATGACAATAAACAGGCGTTGACGAACGTCGACCTCGACATTCTGGAAAACGAGGTGACCGCGCTGATCGGCCCTTCGGGCTGTGGCAAGTCCACCTTCCTGCGTTGCCTCAACCGGATGAACGACACGATCGAGGGGTGCCGCGTTACCGGCACGGTAACCCTCGACGGCAAGGACATTTACGAAAAAACCGTCGATGTGGTCGAGCTGCGTGCAAAAATCGGCATGGTGTTCCAAAAACCGAATCCCTTTCCGAAATCCATCTATGAAAACGTGGCCTACGGTCCCCGCATCCACGGCATGACAAGGAACCGGGCCGAGCTGGACGCGGTCGTCATGACGAGCCTGGAACGCGCCGGGCTGCTGGCGGAAGTGCAGGACCGCTTGCAGGAGCCCGGCATCAGCCTTTCCGGCGGACAGCAGCAGCGCCTTTGCATCGCCCGCGCCATCGCCGTGAACCCGGAAATCATCCTGATGGACGAGCCTTGCTCGGCGCTGGACCCCATCGCCACCGCCCGCATCGAGGAGTTGATGGACGAACTTCGCCGGAAATACACGATCGTCATCGTGACCCACTCGATGCAGCAGGCGGCGCGCGTGTCCCAGCACACCGCCTTCTTCCATCTCGGCGAGCTTGTCGAATACGACGAAACCGCGACCATCTTCACGAGCCCGAGAGACGACCGCACGCAGGGCTATATCACCGGCCGGTTCGGTTGA
- a CDS encoding substrate-binding domain-containing protein has product MKKLVLAALVAVVAVVAVGSATAAAMRDQIRIVGSSTVFPFSTAVAEEFGKTTKFKTPIVESTGSGGGLKLFCSGAGLDSPDITNSSRRIKDSEVETCAKNGVTGITEVKIGFDGIVIANSTKAKRAEITLKTLWLALAKDVPDASGKFIPNPNKTWKDVDASLPDKKIEVLGPPPTSGTRDAFVELAMEGGCKKFPVVAEIKKTDEKKYQAICQAIREDGAFVEAGENDNLIVQKLEASHDAFGVFGFSFLDQNRDKVQGAIVDGTEPTFDTIASGKYPVSRSMYFYVKTAHVGIVPGIREYIETFTSEAAFGPFGYLADRGLIPLPTEEREKWRATGVNFAPYKK; this is encoded by the coding sequence ATGAAGAAACTCGTTCTTGCCGCCCTTGTTGCAGTGGTTGCCGTGGTTGCAGTGGGTTCCGCCACCGCGGCCGCGATGCGGGACCAGATTCGAATCGTCGGGTCCTCAACGGTATTTCCCTTCTCGACCGCGGTCGCCGAAGAGTTCGGGAAAACGACAAAATTCAAGACGCCCATCGTCGAAAGCACCGGCTCCGGCGGAGGCTTGAAGCTTTTCTGCAGCGGGGCCGGGCTTGATTCGCCGGACATCACGAATTCCTCGCGGCGGATCAAGGATTCGGAAGTCGAAACCTGCGCGAAGAACGGCGTCACCGGCATCACGGAGGTGAAGATCGGGTTCGACGGCATCGTGATCGCCAATTCGACCAAGGCGAAGCGCGCCGAGATCACCCTCAAGACGCTGTGGCTCGCCCTTGCCAAGGACGTGCCGGACGCGAGCGGCAAGTTCATCCCCAACCCGAACAAGACCTGGAAGGACGTCGACGCGAGCCTGCCCGACAAGAAAATCGAGGTGCTTGGCCCGCCCCCCACCTCCGGCACGAGGGACGCCTTCGTCGAGCTTGCCATGGAAGGCGGTTGCAAGAAGTTCCCCGTCGTTGCAGAAATCAAAAAGACGGATGAGAAGAAATACCAGGCCATCTGCCAAGCCATCCGGGAAGACGGCGCCTTTGTCGAGGCCGGCGAGAACGACAACCTGATCGTACAGAAACTCGAAGCAAGCCATGACGCCTTTGGCGTCTTCGGCTTCAGCTTCCTCGATCAGAACCGGGACAAGGTCCAGGGCGCCATCGTGGACGGAACCGAGCCAACCTTCGATACGATCGCGAGCGGGAAATATCCGGTTTCGCGCTCGATGTACTTCTATGTGAAGACCGCCCATGTCGGCATCGTGCCGGGCATCAGGGAATACATCGAGACCTTCACGAGCGAGGCGGCCTTCGGGCCCTTCGGCTATTTGGCCGATCGGGGGCTTATTCCGTTGCCGACCGAGGAACGCGAGAAATGGCGCGCCACGGGCGTCAATTTCGCGCCTTACAAGAAGTAA
- a CDS encoding AmpG family muropeptide MFS transporter produces the protein MFKSLFDAVAIYRDGRIARLLFLGFASGLPLLLTASTLAIRLAEGGVTKTAIGIFALVGLPYALKFLWAPAIDRLALPPFTAVLGRRRGWIVFTQLCLITALVGLGFANPVRDPVMTGVLALLVAFCSASQDIVIDAYRVEILEERLYGAGAAALVFGYRMGLLAAGAGALYLAAFLPWEAVYLAMAGLVGVGLLTVFFSAEPPGPQASAAAKKTAREGGASSAVRWFREAVLAPFSDFLARPQWRAILALVVFYKFGDALVGVMANPFYLEIGFTKVEIANVSKLFGLAATLVGAFIGGLLVARLGILKSLLLCGVLQMASNAAFALQAVAGHDVGLLVATIGFENLAGGMGTAAFVAYLSSLCHVAYTATQYALLSSLMSFGRTLLAAPGGWLADHMDWVNFFLLTTAAALPGLVLLVWIRRRAASRIG, from the coding sequence GTGTTCAAGTCCCTTTTCGACGCCGTGGCGATTTACCGGGACGGGCGGATCGCCCGTCTTCTTTTCCTTGGCTTTGCGAGCGGGCTTCCACTTTTGCTCACGGCCTCGACCCTGGCCATCCGGCTGGCCGAAGGCGGGGTGACGAAGACGGCGATCGGGATCTTCGCCCTGGTCGGCCTTCCTTACGCGCTGAAATTCCTGTGGGCGCCGGCGATCGACCGGCTTGCGCTGCCGCCGTTCACGGCCGTCCTCGGTCGCCGCCGCGGCTGGATCGTCTTCACCCAGCTTTGCCTCATCACCGCCCTGGTCGGCCTCGGTTTCGCGAACCCGGTGCGGGACCCGGTGATGACCGGCGTTCTGGCGCTTCTCGTCGCCTTCTGCTCGGCCAGCCAGGACATCGTGATTGACGCCTACCGGGTCGAGATTCTCGAGGAACGGCTTTACGGCGCCGGTGCTGCCGCCCTCGTCTTCGGCTACCGGATGGGCCTGCTGGCGGCCGGCGCGGGCGCCCTTTACCTCGCCGCCTTCCTGCCATGGGAGGCGGTCTACCTCGCCATGGCGGGGCTGGTCGGGGTGGGCCTGCTCACGGTTTTCTTCTCGGCCGAGCCGCCCGGCCCGCAGGCTTCGGCGGCGGCAAAAAAGACGGCCCGCGAGGGCGGTGCGAGCAGCGCGGTTCGGTGGTTCCGCGAAGCCGTCCTGGCCCCCTTTTCGGATTTTCTCGCCCGGCCGCAGTGGCGGGCGATTCTGGCCCTTGTCGTTTTCTACAAGTTCGGCGACGCGCTGGTCGGCGTCATGGCGAACCCCTTTTACCTGGAGATCGGCTTTACGAAGGTCGAGATCGCGAACGTGAGCAAGCTGTTCGGACTGGCGGCGACGCTGGTCGGCGCCTTCATCGGCGGCCTTCTCGTCGCCCGCCTCGGCATCTTGAAAAGCCTTCTGCTGTGCGGCGTCCTGCAAATGGCTTCGAACGCGGCCTTCGCCCTTCAGGCGGTCGCCGGTCACGACGTGGGCCTTCTCGTCGCCACCATCGGATTCGAGAACCTGGCCGGCGGCATGGGTACGGCGGCCTTCGTCGCCTACCTCTCCTCGCTCTGCCACGTCGCCTATACGGCAACGCAGTACGCCCTGCTTTCGTCGTTGATGTCGTTTGGCCGGACACTGCTTGCCGCACCCGGCGGCTGGCTTGCCGATCACATGGACTGGGTAAACTTCTTCCTGCTTACGACCGCGGCAGCGTTGCCGGGCCTCGTTCTTTTGGTTTGGATTCGAAGACGGGCCGCATCGCGGATAGGATGA
- the phoU gene encoding phosphate signaling complex protein PhoU has product MASEHIVKSYDDELNHLNRAIVEMGGLAESQLAAAIRALGEHDDKLAAAVIENDDKVDELNFDVDQMAVRLLALRQPMAEDLRSIVAALKISSDLERIADYATNVAKRVISSEDYRYIRPASGIPRMAALVQPMIKDVLDAYVARNAERAIEVWNRDIEVDDMYMSLFREFLTYMMEDPRNISPCTHLLFMAKNIERIGDHVTNIAETIYFLVYGKRLREHRPTIEEEDSVVTTLAARSKLEK; this is encoded by the coding sequence ATGGCCTCGGAACATATTGTAAAATCCTACGACGACGAACTGAATCACCTGAACCGCGCCATCGTCGAGATGGGCGGGCTGGCGGAATCCCAGCTTGCAGCGGCCATTCGCGCCCTTGGCGAACACGACGACAAGCTTGCCGCCGCCGTCATAGAAAACGACGACAAAGTAGACGAGCTGAATTTCGACGTCGACCAAATGGCCGTCCGCCTTTTGGCGCTTCGCCAGCCGATGGCGGAGGATTTGCGCAGCATCGTCGCCGCCCTCAAGATATCCAGCGACCTCGAGCGCATCGCCGACTATGCGACGAACGTCGCAAAGCGCGTGATCTCATCGGAAGACTACCGCTACATCCGGCCTGCCTCCGGAATCCCCCGCATGGCAGCGCTTGTTCAGCCCATGATCAAGGACGTGCTGGATGCTTACGTCGCCCGTAACGCGGAGCGCGCCATCGAGGTTTGGAATCGCGACATCGAAGTCGACGACATGTACATGAGCCTCTTCCGGGAGTTCCTGACCTATATGATGGAGGACCCCAGAAATATTTCGCCGTGCACGCATCTGTTGTTCATGGCGAAGAACATCGAGCGCATCGGCGATCACGTGACGAACATCGCCGAAACGATCTATTTCCTGGTCTATGGAAAACGGCTGCGCGAACACCGGCCGACGATCGAGGAAGAGGATTCCGTCGTGACGACGCTTGCCGCCCGCAGCAAGCTGGAAAAATGA